In the genome of Candidatus Methylomirabilota bacterium, the window GCCGCTGATCTTCATCACCGGCTGGGGCCTGCAGGAAGAAGATCAGGCGCGCTGCCGGCGCCTCGGCATCTCGGCGTTGCTGTTCAAGCCGGTGCCGCCGCACGACCTGCACCGCACGGTGCAGGTCGCCCTCGCCTCCGGCCGCCCAGGCGGCCGATAAAGGCCCACCTGCGTCGTTGGCGCCCGCGGTCGGGCGCTCGACGTAGAGGGATCCGCCTGCTACAAGCGCTCGATGATCGTCGCGATGCCCTGGCCGAACCCGATGCACATCGTCTGCAGGCCGTAGCGCTTCTTGGTGCGCTCGAGCTCGTGCAGCAGGGTGGTCATCAGCTTGGCGCCCGAGCAGCCGAGCGGGTGGCCGAGGGCGATCGCCCCGCCGTTGACGTTGACGCGGGTCATGTCCGGATGCAGCTCGCGCTCCCACGCCAGCACCACCGAGGCGAAGGCCTCGTTGATCTCGAAGCAATCGATCTGGTCGAGCTTCATCCCCGCCTTCTTCAGCACCCGCTGGGTGGCCGGGATCGGGCCGGTGAGCATGATGGTCGGATCCACTCCGGCCAGCGCGGTGGCCACGATGCGCGCGCGCGGCTTGAGCCCCAGGGCCTTGGCCCGCGCCTCCGACGTGATCAGCAGCGCGGCGGCGCCGTCCGAGATCTGCGAGGAGTTGGCCGCGGTGACCACGCCGTCCGGCTTGAAGGACGGGGCCAGCGACGCCATCTTCTCCCGGTTCACCGGCACCCGCACCCCCTCGTCGGTGTCGAACACGCTGCCGTCGGCCAGCGTGATGGGCACGATCTCCCGCTTGAACCGTCCCTCCGCGATGGCCCGGCCCGCCTTCTCGTGGCTGCCCGCCGAGAGCTCGTCCAGCTCCTCGCGCTTGAGGCCCCACCGCTCCGCGATCATCTCCGCGGAGAGCCCCTGCGGGATGATGTCGTAGAGGGCCTGCAGCCGCGGGGACAGCGGGCCGTCGCCGGGACCGCTGCCGTTGGAGCCCATGGGGACCCGGCTCATGTTCTCGATGCCGCCCGCGATCACGCACTCGTACTGACCGGACATCACGCCCATGGCCGCGAAGTTGGCCGCCTGCTGACCGGAGCCGCACATCCGGTCCAGCGTGGTGCCGCAGACGTCCACCGGGAAGCCGGCGATGAGCGCGGCGTTGCGGGCGATGTTGAACCCCTGCTCGCCCACCTGGTCCACGCAGCCCACCACCACGTCCTCGATCTCACGAGGGTCGACCTTCACGCGCTCCACCAGCGCCTTCAGGGTATCGGCCAGCAGGTCGTCGGGGCGCACCCCGGCCAGCTTGCCGTTCTTCTTGCCCACCGCGGTCCGCACCGCACCGACGATCACCGCATCGCTCATGACGTCCTCCGCTTGACGAGATCGGCCATCTTGCAGAACGCGCACACCGCCCCGGTGGTCACCTGACCGCAGGAGGTGCACTCCTGCAGCG includes:
- a CDS encoding thiolase family protein; translated protein: MSDAVIVGAVRTAVGKKNGKLAGVRPDDLLADTLKALVERVKVDPREIEDVVVGCVDQVGEQGFNIARNAALIAGFPVDVCGTTLDRMCGSGQQAANFAAMGVMSGQYECVIAGGIENMSRVPMGSNGSGPGDGPLSPRLQALYDIIPQGLSAEMIAERWGLKREELDELSAGSHEKAGRAIAEGRFKREIVPITLADGSVFDTDEGVRVPVNREKMASLAPSFKPDGVVTAANSSQISDGAAALLITSEARAKALGLKPRARIVATALAGVDPTIMLTGPIPATQRVLKKAGMKLDQIDCFEINEAFASVVLAWERELHPDMTRVNVNGGAIALGHPLGCSGAKLMTTLLHELERTKKRYGLQTMCIGFGQGIATIIERL